The Stenotrophomonas rhizophila genome has a window encoding:
- a CDS encoding Hsp70 family protein has translation MKIGIDFGTSNSAAAAVVDGRVVPIRFGEAEQFRTTVYFPEVMRDPNDFELTPALEHELARLIDAAARDARAAGQERAPDALRREALRVVRRQWMEEQMRAPLSSTKLLQNAVYGDEALEAYFEENEGNLVQSPKSMLGYNLHPRARQTITGIATHILEHIRLTASRQLDAPVRTATLGRPVQFRSSIGAAGNDQALDILHTAAIAAGFDSVDFLEEPAAAAMHYHAESAQEHDAVVVDIGGGTTDVAHARVGGVQAPKIHRAWGIARGGTDIDLALSLGAYMPLFGRGHSRVPAHHYVEAAMVQDMTRQRDFRQHNYREAEAPWGARLQALQDTGNTARLYREVERCKIALSSAPEHTSALDFIERDLGVDVDPSRLEAAAGSYLGELTGLLEQVRADIGHDPAAIFLTGGMSRAGYLQTAVAAAFPGSTLVRGNPSFGVVHGLAWAAAG, from the coding sequence ATGAAAATCGGCATCGACTTTGGCACCAGCAACTCCGCCGCCGCCGCCGTGGTGGACGGCCGGGTCGTGCCGATCCGGTTTGGCGAGGCCGAACAGTTCCGCACCACGGTGTACTTCCCCGAGGTAATGCGCGATCCCAACGACTTCGAACTGACCCCGGCGCTGGAGCACGAACTGGCCCGGTTGATCGACGCGGCCGCGCGCGACGCCCGCGCCGCCGGCCAGGAACGCGCGCCGGATGCGCTGCGCCGCGAGGCCCTGCGCGTGGTGCGCCGGCAGTGGATGGAAGAGCAGATGCGCGCGCCGCTGAGCTCGACCAAGCTGCTGCAGAACGCGGTGTACGGGGACGAGGCGCTGGAAGCCTACTTCGAGGAGAACGAAGGCAACCTGGTGCAGAGCCCGAAATCGATGCTGGGCTACAACCTGCACCCGCGCGCGCGCCAGACCATCACCGGTATCGCCACGCACATCCTGGAGCACATCCGGCTGACCGCATCGCGCCAGCTCGACGCGCCGGTGCGCACCGCCACGCTGGGCCGCCCGGTGCAGTTCCGCAGCTCGATCGGCGCGGCCGGCAACGACCAGGCGCTGGATATCCTGCACACCGCCGCGATCGCCGCGGGTTTCGACAGCGTCGATTTCCTGGAGGAGCCGGCTGCCGCAGCCATGCATTACCACGCCGAAAGCGCGCAGGAACATGACGCGGTGGTGGTCGACATCGGCGGCGGCACCACCGATGTGGCGCATGCGCGGGTGGGCGGCGTACAGGCCCCGAAGATCCATCGCGCGTGGGGTATCGCGCGCGGCGGTACCGATATCGACCTGGCCTTGAGCCTCGGCGCCTACATGCCGCTGTTCGGCCGCGGCCACAGCCGCGTGCCGGCGCACCACTACGTGGAGGCCGCGATGGTGCAGGACATGACCCGCCAGCGCGATTTCCGCCAGCACAACTATCGCGAGGCCGAGGCGCCGTGGGGCGCGCGCCTGCAGGCGCTGCAGGACACCGGCAACACCGCACGCCTGTACCGCGAGGTGGAGCGCTGCAAGATCGCCCTGAGCAGCGCGCCAGAGCACACCAGTGCGCTGGACTTCATCGAACGCGACCTGGGGGTGGACGTCGACCCGTCCCGGCTGGAAGCGGCGGCCGGCAGCTACCTGGGCGAACTGACCGGGTTGCTGGAACAGGTCCGCGCCGATATCGGGCACGACCCGGCGGCGATCTTCCTGACCGGCGGCATGTCACGCGCGGGCTATCTGCAGACGGCGGTGGCCGCTGCCTTCCCCGGCTCGACGCTGGTGCGCGGCAACCCCTCGTTCGGCGTGGTGCACGGCCTGGCGTGGGCCGCCGCAGGCTGA
- a CDS encoding zinc ribbon domain-containing protein YjdM codes for MSAAPACPQCTLENTYADGALWICADCGHEWAAGDEGGQGLVVRDSNGNTLASGDTVTVIKDLKVKGSSIPLKQGTVIRNIRLVEDDAEHIEGNSDKIKGLVLKTCFLKKA; via the coding sequence ATGTCCGCCGCACCCGCCTGCCCGCAATGCACCCTGGAAAACACCTATGCCGATGGCGCGCTGTGGATCTGCGCCGACTGCGGCCATGAGTGGGCGGCCGGCGATGAAGGCGGCCAGGGCCTGGTCGTGCGTGACAGCAACGGCAACACGCTGGCCAGCGGCGACACCGTCACCGTGATCAAGGACCTGAAGGTCAAGGGCTCGTCGATCCCGCTCAAGCAGGGCACCGTGATCCGCAACATCCGCTTGGTCGAAGACGATGCCGAGCACATCGAAGGCAACTCGGACAAGATCAAGGGCCTGGTCCTGAAGACCTGTTTTTTGAAAAAAGCGTAG
- a CDS encoding RidA family protein, with the protein MLERFDVGPRMSEMTVHNKVAYLSGQIPEDTSQDITGQTRQVLAEIDKLLALVASDKQHVLRAEVYLADIGDFAGMNAAWDEWVVAGMTPARATVEAKLADPSWKVEIVITAALP; encoded by the coding sequence ATGTTGGAACGTTTCGACGTCGGTCCGCGTATGTCCGAAATGACCGTGCACAACAAGGTCGCTTACCTGTCCGGGCAGATCCCCGAAGACACCAGCCAGGACATCACCGGCCAGACCCGCCAGGTGCTGGCCGAGATCGACAAGCTGCTGGCGCTGGTGGCCAGCGACAAGCAGCACGTGCTGCGCGCGGAAGTCTACCTGGCCGACATCGGTGATTTCGCCGGCATGAACGCCGCGTGGGACGAATGGGTGGTGGCGGGCATGACCCCGGCGCGTGCGACGGTGGAAGCCAAGCTGGCCGACCCGAGCTGGAAAGTGGAGATCGTGATTACGGCTGCGTTGCCGTAA
- a CDS encoding DUF4097 family beta strand repeat-containing protein — protein MRNTVRFTAALAVLLPLAAQAATRVDERHPLAAGGRVEVSNIAGKVTVRGWDRNEVALTGSMADGLRLQQDKSTNRVRWEVIYPRNGNNGGATLELRVPRSVEVQLGTVSADIDVAEVDLRRLQANAVSGDVSAAGRTAEANLSTVSGDIRAQVQSQRMALRAVSGSIQAGGGMGGEVSAETVSGSIRLDTAQVQRLAAEAVSGNLTVAASGLAPGGKVTLQTVSGSIALRLPARVSAQLAVKTFSGDIQSDAGQVERPRYGPGRSLDTRLGGGDGDISINAHSGNVRVSLGGR, from the coding sequence ATGCGAAACACCGTGCGTTTCACCGCAGCCCTGGCCGTGCTGCTGCCCCTGGCCGCGCAGGCCGCCACCCGCGTCGACGAGCGCCATCCGCTGGCCGCGGGTGGGCGCGTGGAAGTGAGCAACATCGCCGGCAAGGTCACCGTGCGGGGCTGGGACCGCAATGAAGTGGCGTTGACCGGCAGCATGGCCGATGGCCTGCGCCTGCAGCAGGACAAGAGCACCAACCGGGTGCGCTGGGAAGTGATCTACCCGCGCAACGGCAACAATGGTGGCGCCACGCTGGAGCTGCGGGTGCCGCGCTCGGTGGAAGTGCAGCTGGGCACGGTAAGCGCCGACATCGACGTGGCCGAGGTCGACCTGCGCCGCCTGCAGGCCAATGCGGTAAGTGGCGATGTCTCGGCCGCCGGGCGAACGGCCGAAGCCAACCTGAGTACCGTCAGCGGCGATATCCGCGCGCAGGTGCAGAGCCAGCGCATGGCACTGCGTGCGGTCAGCGGTTCGATCCAGGCCGGCGGCGGCATGGGCGGTGAGGTCTCGGCGGAAACGGTATCGGGCAGCATCCGCCTGGACACGGCGCAGGTGCAGCGCCTGGCCGCCGAAGCGGTCTCCGGCAACCTCACCGTGGCAGCGTCCGGCCTGGCGCCGGGTGGCAAGGTGACGTTGCAGACGGTGAGCGGGTCGATCGCCCTGCGCCTGCCGGCCAGGGTCTCGGCGCAGCTGGCCGTGAAGACCTTCAGTGGCGACATCCAGTCCGATGCCGGCCAGGTGGAACGGCCGCGTTATGGCCCGGGTCGCAGCCTGGACACGCGCCTGGGCGGGGGTGACGGCGATATTTCGATCAATGCCCATTCGGGCAACGTGCGGGTCTCGCTGGGCGGCCGCTGA
- a CDS encoding virulence factor family protein produces MRRASVGRGLGVVLGLVSMMGAAAAPAAPQQVSHGRFNDVPIHAPEGHPQRVVVWFDGGSEPQRTRERIEALRAQGALVAQVDVARLRTGLAHEGGGKCSFGAGDVENFSRWFQAYLHVPGYHLPLIGGDGSGAELAYAVAAQADTQVFAGLITTGFCPDQARERAVCGAGVSHGRLQPAELAFPWLNAAGDHKCTAGDATAFVHKVAMGRQFQRTARGDDLPGLLAAANVIGAQKGVSLAPPPDGLNGLPVVEVPAQKGGDTLAIFVSGDGGWAGLDKDVAAALSENGISVVGLDSLRYFWTARTPEGFARDLERIARHYGSQWQRKRLLLVGFSQGADVLPAAINQLDPATRGSIALIGLMSVGRKADYEFHVSNWLGGGADGLPIAPEIARLPADRTVCLYGEDDGDALCPELPKGGATVIALPGDHHFKGDYDRLAKTLLEHLPAR; encoded by the coding sequence ATGCGGCGAGCCAGTGTGGGCAGGGGACTGGGAGTGGTGCTGGGCCTGGTGTCGATGATGGGGGCCGCAGCGGCCCCGGCGGCGCCGCAGCAGGTCAGCCACGGGCGCTTCAACGACGTCCCGATCCACGCGCCGGAAGGCCACCCGCAACGCGTGGTGGTCTGGTTCGATGGTGGCAGCGAACCCCAGCGCACGCGCGAGCGCATCGAAGCCCTGCGCGCGCAGGGCGCCCTGGTGGCCCAGGTCGATGTGGCCCGGCTGCGCACCGGTCTGGCCCACGAAGGGGGCGGCAAGTGCAGCTTTGGCGCAGGCGACGTGGAGAATTTTTCGCGCTGGTTCCAGGCGTACCTGCACGTGCCCGGTTACCACCTGCCGCTGATCGGCGGCGATGGCAGCGGCGCCGAGCTGGCCTATGCAGTGGCGGCGCAGGCCGATACGCAGGTCTTCGCCGGCTTGATCACCACCGGGTTCTGCCCCGACCAGGCGCGCGAGCGCGCGGTGTGCGGCGCCGGTGTCAGCCATGGCCGCCTGCAGCCGGCGGAGCTGGCGTTTCCCTGGTTGAACGCCGCCGGTGACCACAAGTGCACGGCAGGTGACGCCACAGCGTTCGTGCACAAGGTGGCAATGGGGCGGCAGTTCCAACGCACCGCGCGGGGCGATGACCTGCCCGGACTGCTGGCAGCCGCCAATGTGATCGGGGCGCAGAAGGGTGTCAGCCTGGCGCCGCCGCCGGATGGCCTCAACGGCTTGCCGGTGGTGGAAGTACCCGCGCAGAAAGGCGGCGACACCCTGGCCATCTTCGTTTCCGGCGACGGCGGCTGGGCGGGGCTGGACAAGGATGTGGCCGCCGCGCTCAGCGAAAACGGCATTTCGGTGGTCGGCCTGGATTCGCTGCGCTATTTCTGGACGGCGCGCACGCCGGAAGGCTTCGCCCGCGACCTGGAACGCATCGCACGCCATTACGGCAGCCAGTGGCAGCGCAAGCGGCTGCTGCTGGTGGGCTTCTCGCAGGGCGCTGATGTCCTGCCAGCGGCCATCAACCAGCTCGACCCGGCCACGCGCGGGTCGATCGCATTGATCGGCCTGATGTCGGTAGGGCGCAAGGCGGACTACGAATTCCACGTCAGCAACTGGCTGGGCGGCGGCGCGGATGGCCTGCCCATTGCCCCGGAGATCGCCCGGTTGCCGGCAGACCGGACGGTGTGCCTGTACGGCGAGGACGATGGCGATGCACTGTGCCCGGAGCTGCCAAAGGGCGGCGCCACGGTGATTGCGCTGCCGGGCGACCACCATTTCAAGGGCGACTACGACCGCTTGGCGAAGACGCTGCTTGAGCACCTGCCGGCGCGTTGA
- a CDS encoding oxidoreductase-like domain-containing protein — protein sequence MPVPLPSATPDPDPRPQPPEEPGPNECCGSGCPLCVLDLYSDELQRYRAALAAWRLRHPDAAP from the coding sequence ATGCCCGTTCCCCTCCCATCCGCCACGCCCGATCCAGATCCGCGCCCGCAACCGCCGGAAGAACCCGGCCCCAACGAGTGCTGCGGCAGCGGCTGCCCGCTGTGTGTGCTGGACCTGTACAGCGACGAGCTGCAGCGCTATCGCGCCGCCCTCGCGGCCTGGCGGCTGCGCCACCCCGACGCCGCGCCCTGA
- a CDS encoding YkgJ family cysteine cluster protein gives MPDDAVPGYLLDTDEAGRTVMARNDEGWCAAIDPYHLRCTIYSQRPAICRQFAMGGDDCRLVRQDYRRQQHDASTIFSTLHP, from the coding sequence ATGCCTGACGACGCGGTACCCGGCTACCTGCTGGATACCGACGAAGCGGGCCGCACCGTGATGGCGCGCAACGACGAAGGTTGGTGTGCCGCGATCGACCCCTATCACCTGCGCTGCACCATTTATTCGCAGCGTCCCGCGATCTGCCGCCAGTTTGCGATGGGCGGCGATGACTGCCGCCTCGTGCGGCAGGACTACCGTCGACAACAGCACGATGCGTCGACGATTTTTTCCACGCTACACCCATGA
- a CDS encoding tetratricopeptide repeat protein, whose product MNGWKSLALLALLAAAPTPVLAAPADTAATQAPAVEPIPSPQQILAIPPDLRALLQERVIAPVSSREQRLVRLVHLIFDEDAMHLEYDPYATHTLAETWKTHRANCLSFTLMFVTLARAAGIDARVQEVAQVVTWHQDQGVIYNVGHVNVGLNLNGRTAVVDLDRNVLYDRYGPRPITEQRALAHFYNNRGAEHMAEGDTAQARVYLDAALAMAPAFPAGWNNLGVLDTREGRLDQARKDYEQALQLQPRHAAALTNASALYRRLGDARRADVLAKRLEQVQKSDPFAQFRFGNEAEQRHDYAKAIQYYQQAVRLYSSAHQFHFGLARAYFLAGNTRRASLAMLRARDLAGEDADVLRATYQAKLDSLQKWRERTASN is encoded by the coding sequence ATGAACGGCTGGAAATCCCTTGCCCTGTTGGCCCTGTTGGCCGCCGCACCGACGCCGGTGCTGGCCGCGCCTGCGGATACCGCTGCCACGCAGGCCCCGGCGGTCGAACCCATCCCCTCTCCCCAGCAGATCCTGGCCATTCCGCCGGATCTTCGCGCGTTGCTGCAGGAACGGGTGATCGCCCCGGTCAGTTCGCGCGAACAACGGCTGGTGCGCTTGGTGCACCTGATCTTCGACGAAGACGCGATGCACCTGGAGTACGACCCGTACGCCACCCACACCCTGGCCGAAACCTGGAAAACCCACCGCGCCAACTGCCTGTCCTTCACCCTGATGTTCGTCACCCTGGCGCGCGCGGCGGGCATCGATGCCCGGGTACAGGAGGTGGCGCAGGTGGTCACCTGGCACCAGGACCAGGGCGTGATCTACAACGTGGGCCACGTCAACGTGGGGCTCAACCTCAACGGTCGCACCGCCGTGGTCGACCTGGACCGCAACGTGCTGTATGACCGCTACGGGCCGCGCCCGATCACCGAGCAGCGCGCCCTGGCGCACTTCTACAACAACCGCGGCGCCGAACACATGGCCGAGGGAGACACCGCGCAGGCGCGCGTGTACCTGGACGCCGCGCTGGCGATGGCACCGGCCTTCCCTGCCGGCTGGAACAACCTGGGCGTGCTTGATACCCGCGAAGGCCGCCTGGACCAGGCCCGGAAGGATTACGAACAGGCCCTGCAGCTGCAACCGCGGCATGCGGCGGCGCTGACCAATGCCAGCGCCTTGTATCGCAGGCTGGGCGATGCGCGCCGCGCTGACGTGCTGGCCAAGCGGCTGGAACAGGTGCAGAAAAGCGATCCCTTCGCGCAGTTCCGGTTCGGCAACGAAGCCGAACAGCGTCACGACTATGCGAAGGCCATCCAGTACTACCAGCAGGCGGTGCGCCTGTACAGCAGTGCGCACCAGTTCCATTTCGGGCTGGCACGCGCCTACTTCCTGGCCGGCAACACCCGCCGCGCCTCGCTTGCAATGCTGCGTGCCCGCGACCTGGCCGGCGAAGATGCCGACGTGCTGCGGGCGACCTACCAGGCCAAGCTGGACAGCCTGCAGAAATGGCGGGAACGCACGGCCAGCAATTGA
- the rnfB gene encoding Rnf electron transport complex subunit RnfB, giving the protein MTSPSLPLVERLDRLLPQTQCGQCGYDGCRPYAEAMARGEAGVDHCPPGGDEGARALARVLEVPALPFDRSRGEHKPAQVARVIEADCIGCTKCIQACPVDAIVGGARYMHAVIADLCTGCELCIPPCPVDCIELVLTATQP; this is encoded by the coding sequence ATGACATCGCCTTCCCTGCCCCTGGTCGAACGCCTTGACCGCCTGCTGCCGCAGACCCAATGCGGGCAGTGCGGCTACGACGGCTGCCGCCCGTACGCCGAGGCGATGGCGCGTGGCGAGGCAGGCGTGGACCACTGCCCGCCCGGAGGTGATGAAGGCGCGCGCGCGCTGGCACGCGTGCTGGAAGTGCCGGCGCTGCCGTTCGACCGCAGCCGCGGCGAGCACAAGCCCGCGCAGGTCGCGCGGGTGATCGAGGCCGACTGCATCGGCTGCACCAAGTGCATCCAGGCGTGTCCGGTGGATGCGATCGTGGGCGGCGCCAGGTACATGCACGCCGTCATCGCCGATCTGTGTACCGGTTGCGAATTGTGCATTCCACCGTGTCCGGTGGACTGCATTGAACTGGTGCTTACGGCAACGCAGCCGTAA
- a CDS encoding DUF998 domain-containing protein codes for MDRPAHTPARLPAHAHVAALTLLALAGFVLTALWTQWVRQDLDWVQATLSVYLHGPWGLALRTAYCVLAVAIMLLAWSLHAASRSPRRSAAAPLLFCVAGLGLMGVAIGDSWLPGQAPLLAPLVHGLAANTAFLCVSVAMLLQSWYLRADPQWARWASAAWWWAWLCFALLWLHVLWRGPPRGAGQKLVIAAVVLWLFVAALQLWRQARREEAARK; via the coding sequence ATGGATCGACCGGCCCATACCCCTGCACGGTTGCCTGCCCACGCCCACGTGGCTGCACTGACGCTGCTGGCGCTGGCGGGGTTCGTGCTGACCGCGTTGTGGACCCAATGGGTGCGCCAGGACCTTGACTGGGTGCAGGCCACGCTGAGCGTGTACCTGCACGGCCCCTGGGGCCTTGCGCTGCGGACCGCCTACTGCGTACTGGCCGTGGCGATCATGCTGCTGGCCTGGTCACTGCACGCCGCCAGCCGCTCGCCGCGGCGCAGTGCGGCGGCGCCGCTGCTGTTCTGCGTGGCGGGACTGGGGCTGATGGGCGTGGCCATCGGCGACAGCTGGCTGCCCGGGCAGGCGCCGCTGCTGGCCCCGTTGGTCCATGGCCTGGCGGCCAACACCGCGTTCCTGTGCGTAAGCGTGGCGATGCTGCTGCAGAGCTGGTACCTGCGTGCCGACCCGCAGTGGGCGCGCTGGGCCAGCGCCGCGTGGTGGTGGGCCTGGCTGTGTTTCGCGCTGCTGTGGCTGCACGTGCTGTGGCGGGGCCCGCCGCGTGGGGCCGGGCAGAAGCTGGTGATCGCCGCAGTGGTGCTGTGGTTGTTCGTGGCCGCGCTGCAGCTGTGGCGGCAGGCGCGACGTGAAGAGGCTGCACGAAAATAA
- the mprF gene encoding bifunctional lysylphosphatidylglycerol flippase/synthetase MprF, with the protein MTDPAPAPSSRVGWRRAATVVFSLGILALALRGLANEFDDHGYRAIREAFHQLGAGQIALTVILGLASYACLIGFDAIGLRRSGKRLHPARVGITAFLAHTLGQTLGFAALTGGAVRLRGYGGAGLSLAEIGQVVLMSTLGFVFGAWLLLALAFLLEPGAAALALPVSAQAVRMLGAAGLLAYVGTVLLVGREGRSFQIRGHALWLPDRRTMLGVTALSVVELVLASAAFYVLLPMDTPTGLPGFVGLYLVAVLAGLISSVPAGLGVFEWSLLKLLPQVAPAAVLAAALIYRVTYYVLPLLLATVLAVAPALRRPLRVGAGATRAGWTALRPWLPQIIALAVFSVGAALVIDGTLPTPRRHLLHASLPILETSHLLGSLAGVVLLLIGQGLQRRSHAAWMLALAICVIAPLPIWLRGGQVLIALASVLVAMALWASRREFYRQGALLDEAWSWPWIRNLGLVLVAVIWLLFFVYSHVEYQNELWWQFAAQGNAPRALRALLVVAIALAIFGLARLLHSTRTPLPAADPATLDALAPILQAAQDTQACLVLTADKAVLRDDAGRGFVMMQRYGGSLIAMGDPVGPPDVARALIWRFREEADRLGLRPVFYQVGEAYWQTYLDLGLTLVKLGEEAMVPLQDFGLEGRERADLRQAWNRGKRSGLSFRVAPPDEVAALIPALAEVSQQWLDDKAGDEKGFSLGSFDLDYLVRFPVAVVEAEGRIVAFANLWQAPAGHELSVDLMRHVDDAPKGTMDFLFIELFLWGRAQGFHRFSLGMAPLSGLAQHRLAGRWNRFANVVARHGERFYGFSGLRRFKSKFAPQWRARYLAAPGGMHLPAALLDATRLISLAPRKT; encoded by the coding sequence ATGACCGATCCTGCACCTGCCCCCTCGTCCCGCGTCGGCTGGCGCCGCGCGGCGACCGTCGTCTTCAGCCTGGGCATCCTGGCGCTGGCCCTGCGTGGCCTGGCCAACGAATTCGACGACCACGGCTATCGCGCCATCCGTGAGGCCTTCCACCAGCTGGGCGCTGGCCAGATCGCATTGACCGTCATCCTGGGCTTGGCCAGCTACGCCTGCCTGATCGGATTTGACGCGATAGGCCTGCGTCGCAGCGGCAAGCGCCTGCACCCGGCACGGGTGGGCATCACCGCCTTCCTCGCCCACACCCTGGGGCAGACGCTCGGCTTTGCGGCACTGACCGGCGGTGCGGTGCGCCTGCGCGGCTATGGCGGCGCCGGGCTGAGCCTGGCCGAGATCGGCCAGGTGGTACTGATGAGCACGCTGGGCTTCGTGTTCGGCGCCTGGCTGCTGTTGGCGCTGGCCTTCCTGCTGGAACCGGGCGCCGCCGCACTCGCATTGCCCGTGTCGGCGCAGGCCGTACGCATGCTGGGCGCGGCAGGCCTGCTCGCCTACGTGGGCACGGTGCTGCTGGTCGGGCGCGAGGGCCGCAGCTTCCAGATCCGCGGGCACGCGCTGTGGCTGCCCGATCGCCGCACGATGCTGGGCGTGACCGCGCTCAGCGTGGTGGAGCTGGTGCTGGCCAGCGCGGCGTTCTACGTGCTGCTGCCGATGGATACCCCGACCGGGCTGCCCGGGTTTGTCGGCCTGTATCTGGTGGCCGTGCTGGCCGGACTGATTTCCAGCGTGCCGGCCGGGTTGGGCGTGTTCGAGTGGAGCCTGCTCAAGCTGCTGCCGCAGGTGGCGCCTGCTGCGGTGCTTGCAGCGGCCCTGATCTATCGGGTCACCTACTACGTGTTGCCGCTGTTGCTGGCCACCGTGCTGGCCGTGGCGCCGGCACTTCGCCGTCCACTGCGCGTGGGTGCCGGCGCTACCCGCGCGGGTTGGACCGCGCTGCGGCCCTGGCTGCCGCAGATCATCGCGCTGGCGGTGTTCAGCGTGGGCGCCGCGCTGGTGATCGACGGCACCCTGCCCACCCCGCGCCGGCACCTGCTGCATGCCTCGCTGCCGATCCTGGAAACCTCGCACCTGCTCGGCAGCCTGGCCGGCGTGGTGCTGCTGCTGATCGGCCAGGGCCTGCAGCGGCGCAGCCATGCGGCCTGGATGCTGGCGTTGGCGATCTGCGTGATCGCGCCGCTGCCGATCTGGCTGCGCGGCGGGCAGGTGCTGATCGCGCTGGCCTCGGTGCTGGTGGCGATGGCGCTGTGGGCGTCGCGTCGCGAGTTCTACCGGCAGGGCGCGCTGCTCGACGAAGCGTGGTCGTGGCCGTGGATCCGCAACCTGGGTCTGGTGCTGGTGGCGGTGATCTGGCTGCTGTTCTTCGTCTACAGCCATGTCGAATACCAGAACGAGCTGTGGTGGCAATTCGCCGCGCAGGGCAACGCACCGCGTGCGCTGCGCGCACTGCTGGTGGTAGCAATCGCGTTGGCCATCTTCGGCCTGGCGCGGCTGCTGCACAGCACCCGCACGCCCCTGCCGGCAGCCGACCCGGCCACGCTCGACGCGCTGGCGCCGATCCTGCAGGCGGCGCAGGACACCCAGGCCTGCCTGGTGCTCACCGCCGACAAGGCCGTACTGCGCGACGATGCTGGGCGCGGCTTCGTGATGATGCAGCGCTACGGCGGTTCGCTGATCGCGATGGGCGATCCGGTCGGGCCCCCGGACGTCGCACGCGCCTTGATCTGGCGCTTCCGCGAGGAGGCGGATCGCCTCGGCCTGCGCCCGGTGTTCTACCAGGTGGGCGAAGCGTACTGGCAGACCTACCTCGACCTGGGGCTGACCCTGGTGAAACTGGGCGAGGAAGCGATGGTGCCGCTGCAGGACTTCGGGCTGGAGGGACGCGAACGCGCCGACCTGCGCCAGGCCTGGAACCGGGGCAAGCGCAGCGGCCTCAGCTTCCGCGTTGCACCGCCCGACGAGGTTGCCGCGTTGATTCCCGCACTGGCCGAGGTATCGCAGCAGTGGCTGGACGACAAGGCCGGCGACGAGAAAGGGTTTTCGCTGGGCAGTTTCGATCTGGACTACCTGGTGCGCTTCCCGGTGGCCGTGGTCGAGGCCGAGGGCCGCATCGTCGCCTTCGCCAACCTGTGGCAGGCACCGGCCGGGCACGAGCTGTCGGTGGACCTGATGCGGCACGTCGACGATGCACCGAAAGGCACGATGGATTTCCTGTTCATCGAGCTGTTCCTGTGGGGGCGCGCGCAGGGCTTCCACCGTTTCTCGCTGGGCATGGCGCCGCTGTCGGGCCTGGCCCAGCACCGCCTGGCCGGCCGCTGGAACCGCTTTGCCAACGTGGTCGCACGGCACGGCGAGCGCTTCTACGGCTTCAGCGGGCTGCGCCGCTTCAAATCCAAGTTCGCGCCGCAGTGGCGCGCACGTTATCTGGCGGCGCCGGGCGGCATGCACCTGCCAGCGGCGCTGCTGGATGCGACACGGTTGATCTCACTGGCGCCGCGGAAGACGTAA
- a CDS encoding HD domain-containing protein produces the protein MTFSPLSLPAAMQADLEAAYATPPRAYHGYPHVRAVLLHCQAVAEGPGWAHPREVQLAALYHDAIYEAGRNDNETRSAALARAQVERWLPGAGVDVARIEQLILLTARHGTLGAADVDPEAALFLDCDMAILGAPPDVFDAYDRGIAEEYAGHVPGFLFRLNRRRFLKHLLRSPRIFLSDFFHQRLDAPARANLRRRLGH, from the coding sequence ATGACCTTCTCCCCGCTTTCATTGCCGGCGGCCATGCAGGCCGACCTGGAAGCCGCCTACGCCACGCCCCCGCGGGCCTATCACGGCTACCCTCACGTGCGCGCGGTGCTGCTGCACTGCCAGGCGGTGGCGGAGGGCCCTGGCTGGGCGCACCCGCGCGAAGTGCAGCTGGCCGCGCTGTACCACGATGCGATCTACGAAGCCGGGCGCAACGACAACGAAACCCGCTCAGCCGCGCTGGCACGTGCGCAGGTGGAGCGCTGGCTGCCGGGCGCCGGCGTGGATGTGGCCCGGATCGAACAGCTGATCCTGCTGACCGCGCGCCATGGCACCCTGGGCGCCGCCGACGTTGACCCCGAAGCGGCCTTGTTCCTGGACTGCGACATGGCCATCCTGGGCGCGCCGCCCGACGTGTTCGATGCCTACGACCGTGGCATCGCCGAGGAGTACGCCGGGCATGTGCCGGGCTTCCTGTTCCGGCTCAACCGGCGGCGGTTCCTCAAGCACCTGCTGCGCAGCCCGCGCATCTTCCTGAGCGACTTCTTCCACCAGCGCCTGGATGCGCCGGCGCGGGCCAACCTGCGTCGGCGACTCGGGCACTGA